Within Candidatus Aegiribacteria sp., the genomic segment CTTCCCAATTGAAATGCCCGGCGTTTGATTACTCTCAGTCAATTGATAATCTGCCTTTCAATAATTAACTCATACAGCTTCACCCCTGAAACTTACATTAACACATAAAAAAAGCAATTGAGAAGAGACTGGCTTTCAAAGTATTTCATAATTCTTTCGACTCTGCAGATTCCAGTACTTACTTCTACAGCAGTTCGAAAAGCGGCTTGCACCTTTTCTTCCGAAGCCTATTCAATTGCCCTCCTGTTTTGACATCAATAACTGTTACCTTGAATGATCTGTTACTACTACACTCTAAGCGATTTGATTAACTGTTATGCCATAATGCAGGTATAACAAGAAAAGTGTAATTCCGAGATATTCAAGGTTGAGTTTACTGAACTGCCGGACAATTCTGATATAGTCTTTCGAGCAGATCGGTCAACTTTTCTCCGTACAGCCGATCGGCTGCCCAGGTCCCCGCCAGACCAAGAATACCAGGTGCTTTTCCTCTGGGAGTTACATAATGGAAACGCGGATCCACCAGTTCGCCGTTCAAAGGGTCAGAAGAACCGTAAGCCTTCAGATGCTGCACATGGGCACGAATACCGGTACGCTCATCGGGAAAGGAATGACCCGGCTGCCCGGGACCTACAGCGCCAAGACCGCAGAAATTGTTCATCTCCGAACTGACAAGCCCTTCAAAACGAAGAAATCCTGTTTCCAGGCACATCTGCACGAACGCAACGTCGGAATTAACCCCTTCGAAGGAACATTCAGAAATGTACAAACCAGCCAGACGGACAACTCTCTGCTCATCCGCGTCGGGGTTGTTATCCATGAAGAAGGAATAAAGCTCATCAGAATCCATCAGGCCGTTACCCATTATCAGCACAGGCGGATTCAGCCCGAACAGAGCAGTGGCTGATGAGAAACAGATAACCGTAAACAGCTTCATCTACATCTCCGGGAGTTCAAACGGAGGTATGTTTTTCTTACTCCGAAGCCAGTTCATTCCTTTTAAAACCGGGGTTTTCCGCAGCACAAACAGAAAGGCCTGCCTTTCTCCGGGAATGTCCGTCAGTATTATCCCGACTATCAGCGTGATCAACCCCTGACCGGGAAGAACGATCATGGCAAGACCCAGGATAATAAGAGCAATACCGATAATGTTCTTAACCACCAGATACAGAACATGCAGGGGAAACGGAACCCACTTCGGCTTCGCCCTGATCTTTTTCTTCTTGAAATAATCAGCCGGAAGGATCTGAACAAAGAAAGGAACCAGAAGAGCAGAGACTAGGAACATCCCCACCGAAATCCCCCCGAGGAGAAATTTGTGTACCCGCACGAAATCAAGAACCAGGTTAACTAATCTCATAAAACGATTCCATTCCAATCAACCAGGGTAAGCTGGATGAATATATCATTTTTCGAATTCAGGATGATAGAGTCCTATAGCAGTCAACATTTCCTGGAGCGGTTCATCCGTAAAAACACAGAGGTGACTTTGGATCATCCATCCGTCTTACAAGGATATCCTCGTTTAAATATATTTATATCTGAGTGCTATATACATATTATAATAAAGTTTTATTTATAATATGATAATAATGCCCGGATGCAAGACCTGACCCCAGCAATGACCCCAGCAATCTAAAATGAATTAGAAAAGAGGTCTGATAACGGCAGGGCCGTTATTTTGCTGTCCATTATAAAACTTTCGCTTCCTGGATATATGACCCACAAATGCTGCAATTGGAGATCATGCATAGCTATCCTCATGGATTTGGTGATTCCCGGTGCTTCATTCATCTTCACCTCAAGGCCGTATCTGAGACCCTTTCTGAAAAAGAGAAGGTCGATTGAGGCTCCCTGGTGGGTTTCCCAGAAATAGCAGTTTCTGGACCCGAATCTGTCAAAGAACTGCTCAAGCACAAAACCTTCCCAGGAAAACCCTGCAATTGAATGCCCTTTTAGAGCATAGATGGAATCAATATGCAACAGATTGTGAAGAATCCCGGAATCCCGGATAAATACCTTTGATGATTTAACCAGACGTTTCTTCGTGTTGTTAAACCACGGGCGCAGTCTTCTGATCATGTACGCGCCTTCAAAAACATCCAGATGTTTCTGAATCGTCTTATAGGATCTTCCCATGGATCTGGCGAGGGATGAATTATTAACAATCTGACCCTGTCCGGAAGCAAGCATCATCCAGAAGCGTCTCATTTCAACAGGATTTACCGGGAATCCCAATTGAGGAAGATCCCTTTCCAGAAATGTTCGAATGAAATTCTCCAGCCACACTCGTGAGGAATCGTCATCTCCGCTTAGAAATGACCTGGGAAAACCTCCCCTGAACCAGAGCTTCTCTGTTTCACTGATTCCAATTTCCCCCAGGTTGAAACCAGACAGATCAATGAATTCTGCTCGTCCAGCAAGTGTTTCCGAAACACCCCTGATTATTTCAGGAGAAGCGCTTCCAAGAAGTAAAAATCTCGCCGGGATTTCATATCTGTCTGCCAAAGGCCTCAAAATCCTGAAAAGGGAAGGCATCTGCTGAATCTCATCAATTACAACAAGTCCTTTTAGAGATTTAAGAAATAGCTCGGGATTCTGAAGCCTTGTAATATCACCGGTGGTATCCAGATCTAGATAAGTCCCACCGAGTTTTTTCCATATTTCCCTGGCAAGAGTGGTTTTACCGCATTGTCTCGGTCCGAGAAGGATTGTTACCGGAGAACGGTTAACAGCTTTAAGCAAGCGATTCTTGTATTCTGACCTTTCAATCATATCAATCATGACAATAGTATACCATGAAAATTAGTATCGTCAACTCTATATTTCTTGGTAAAAATTCTCCTGATTTGCAACTCTCTCATCATCGAACATCGTAACCAGTACAGCCTCATTTAGACCAAGCTCAGCCATTGCTTCCTCCAAAGCACGAACTTCACGTCCCCTATACAAGCATGTTCCTTACTTTTAATCATGACCAGGGACCCGCGGCAATCCAGTTATTACTCTCTTTCTTCTCTGAGAGAACAACTTTGACTACTGGTAAAAGGAATGTCCTTATTGCGCCGGTGATTTCACTGAATGATGAAGGGATATGATCCTGTCGAGTTCTTTTCAGGAATGCCGTCCACTGTGCCTGCTTTGCTTCTGCAAAAGATTCGCTGAAAGCCTCAATCTCAAATGGTAATATCGTTTCACGCTTGCTGAAGGTTAATCGGATGGCCTCAGCTAACGGAGTTAAGCGAAAATTGAATTGTCTTGATAATACCCAAATATCATAGAAGTCTTTCATGCGACTATTCAATATGCCACGTTTGACAAGTACTTCGAATTTTTCGGCAATAGTGCTTTCCATGCTGTAGCAGAGAAGCTTCGGAGATGGATAATCCAATAAAGTCGGAAGATTCAATTTCCGGGGTTCCGGATAAACGACATCACCGAAGCCTATATCCAGCTGCATTTTAATCCTGGCATTATCCAGTACTCCACGGAAAAGAATCCTGATTCCTTTGTATTCTGCCTCCTGTGTGATTCTTTCAGCTATAATGGTGTCCGGGTCGAAGGAAAGCCCATCCGCTTGAACATCTGTGACTAGGATTTCCCTGATCTGTGCTAAAATTCCGGCTTCATTGCTGGCTGTTCTTCCCAGCACGTCGATGTCCTTTGTCGGGCGGAATTCAGACATGCGCCAAATTTGCATCATCATAGCTCCCTTGAGAACAAAGCGAGCCGCGTGAATAGATTCGGATAATCGGTACAGGAACCTTTCCATGGCATAGTATTGAAGCAACTCGGTGAATGGTCGCTGTTTTTTCCTGGCAAGGTTAAGAAGGCGTTGTCGGACCGATGCCGGAACATTCGTGGAGTGTTTATACTAATGCCTCCAGATACGGACGCATAACTCCTTCGACTCTGCATATTCCAGCATATTTAATCAGTTTCTCCGTGTTTAGTGTTCTTCTTGTCATGTAAAGTCTCAGCGCTTCCAGTACCACATCCATTCCAATTCTGTTGCGAAACTTGAAACAATCAGCGAGTGTTTTCTCGGGGCTGTATACTTTAACTGACACTTCATCGATGATATACTCTTCAATGCCTGCGCTATAGGCTTCACTCGAGAATCTATGCGGTTCTATTGGAGGGTAATCAAGTGATGGCAGTCGCGAATTCCTCTGAACAGCAACCGAAACAAAATGTGGAATTTGAGTTGTGATATCATGATATGCCAGAGCAGAAATCAGACAAATAACAGCGTTCGGAAAGCGAAGACTCACTGTAACCAGATCGGGGGCACTGATCGGGGGCAGCTTGGCCAGTCGATAGATACCTCTGCTGACCTGCCTGATGACACCTCTATCCCTCAGAGAATAAAGCATATATCGAGAAATTCCGAGCTTTATAGCCTCAGCCATACGAAGCTGGCCGCCGTGCTTACGGAAAATATTCTCATAGCTCTCAATCATTTTATCCCCAGACATATAGTCACCATATATTCACAAGTGGTTACAATATGTCTGATTTGTACCGTAAAAGCAAATCCGTTTCCTGCAGCATGTGCAAATACCTGACGACAGTTCTGTTATCAAGACCGATATTCCTGGAGATGCTGTTTATGCTTAATTCTCCCGGTGGAATAGTTACGGTATATGCCGGTATTCTTTAAAACTAGGCAGGCTCAATCAGGAAGACACCCTGCCAGCAGGAAAGCCCTTCAGTTCTCCAGTGTAAAGTCTTTGCCGTAGAGCTTGATCATACATTCAGGGCAGAGAGCGTGGGAGAATTTTGCGTCTGAGTGTTCGGAGATATAGGTCTCGATCTGTTGCCAGTAACCATCATCATCACGGATTTTCTTGCACGAAGCACAGATAGGAAGCATCCCCTGAAGTGCCTTCACATGAGCAAGAGCATCACGAAGTTCATCGTTCATCGCAGAAAGCTCAACGTTCTTCAGGCGGTAGATCTCCGATTCCTTCTCTTTCTTTTCGGTTTCGAACTGCACCTGCAGCCCCGCTATCTTTTCCAGGCTCTTTTCGTTCAGGTGTTCTTCCAGGCAAGTTTTCAGTTCTCTGGAGTGCTGAAGTGCTTTCTGCAGATCCCCTTTTGCCTCGTACAGATCCGTTATCTTTTCCAGGCAGAAGATTTCCACATCCTTTATCGAAAGTTCCTTTGATATCTCCAGGCCTCTCCTGGCAAATTTTTCAGCTTCATCGAGACGTCCCATGATGGTATATATCCCACCAATATTGCCGCATATTCTCGCGATTCCTCTCCTGTTGTCAATTTCCTCATACAGTTCAAGACTTCTGATGAAACAGTCCAGAGATGATTTGTTGTCGCCCAGGTTATTATGCAGACTTCCCAGATTGGCCAGAGTACTTGCGGTACCTTTTTTGTCTCCCAGATCTTCCCTGATATCAAGAGCCTTCTGAAAGTACTCCTGAGCCTTGTCCAGCTCTTCCTTTTCTCCATAGACAGTACCTATGTTGTGGTAAAGGTATGACAGTTTCATGCGGTCACCGGATTCTTCCCAGATCTTCCGCGCGAACTCATAGGATGACTGCGCCAGATCCAGGCGGTGAATGCCACTGTAGCATGCGCCTATATTAAGGTAGCAAAGAGCAAGATCATCTTTACTTGCGCCACATTCCTGTTCCCGCCTGAGAGACTCGTGGTAATGTTCAAGAGCCTTGTCAATCATACCCTGAGACCTGTAAGTGGAGGCCAGAGTCCCGTGGACAGTTGCCATCCCGTCCTTGTCTCCGAGTTCCTCATAGATCTTCATGGATTTTCGGCAACATGTCATTGCCTCAGCAAAGTTCCCCGCTTCGAGATTGATTGTACCAAGCATTCTGCAGCTTTTAGCCTGCTCGACAAAAAGCTTCTTTTTCTCTGCAAGATCCCTAGCTTCCAGAGCACAGTCTTCCGCTCTGCGGGGATCAGAATGAAGACAGGCATAAGCAAGCTTGTTAAGCACTGACACAAGCTCTGAACCGGGAGGCTCCCGCCTGAGCCATTCCAGTTCCTTCTCCAGCGCTACGATTTCCTTATTCGGCATGCCACTCCAGATTAAACCCCTTACAGAACGGTTGTCTTAAAGACATAATATCCGTTCATGCTGCAGGTGTCAATCAAAAGAACGATATTAACGGATACAAGTTCACTAATCCGCCAGCAGCGTCTGTTCCAGGACATAGTGAACAGTTCTCATAAAGCTGCAGCCTCTATTTTTTACTTCACGCCAAGCATCCACGACCATGCGGGTACCGCTCTGATCACGCCGCCTTCCACTGGAATGGTCTCATCATCGAACATCGTAACCAGTACAGCCTCATTTAGACCAAGCTCAGCCATTGCTTCCTTCAAAGCACGAACTTCACGTTCCCTTGCTGCAGAGTGAGCTATGTCTGCGCAGACCTGGAGCAGGTGAGCAGCATTTCCAGTCGTTGTGTCTCCTACCACAAAATCAACCTCATGCCCGGCCTTCGTAAGGTAATACGAGATGGTTCCCTCACGGCTTGCTCGCACGCGACGCCTTAGTTCAATATAAACCGCGTTTTCCAGCCTTGCCCCACGGTTTGACACACCGGCCGGAGACATCGCGTAGAACAGCGCCGGATCAATGGCGTAGATTTTCCTGGGGTTGGTTCGTTGAACGCGAAGTGACCTGCTGAAGATAGGCACAGTGAACAGCAGAAAAGCATCGACAAAGTGATCGAGCAGTTCATAAAGAGTGTCCCTGCCGACTGCAACGCCCTGCGACCGAAGATCCTTTGCCATTTTATTCACAGACGCCAGAGAACCGGATGACCGGAGAAGAGCTCTGGAGAAGTAGTTTACTGCATGCAAATTTCGCACCTGATGGCGTTCGATGATGTCGCGAAGCAGAACCAGCTTAACATAATCCTGCAGTACCTGGATACGTTCCATCTCATCCAGTAATTGCACGTCCGGAAAACCACCAATGCGCAGGTAGTTCAGAAACGCAGTTTCCAGCCTGGACCGATGCCGTGAGCCGGGTATCGAATCCGGAACATCGATATCAGCAAACAACAGCGCCTCTTCATAACTGAAGGGCAGCAACTCGATCGCGAACCCACGGCCGCGGAACTCGGTTGCGACCTCTTTCGAGAGCATCTTCGCAGAGGAGCCCGATATATAAAGCCTTGCGGTCTCCGTATCGAGTACCCGCCTGGCGAACCGGGACCAGCCTTCTACTGCCTGAATCTCATCGAGGAACAGGTATGCGCCTTCTGACCGCGCCTCAGGAGCCGTTCT encodes:
- a CDS encoding tetratricopeptide repeat protein, whose translation is MPNKEIVALEKELEWLRREPPGSELVSVLNKLAYACLHSDPRRAEDCALEARDLAEKKKLFVEQAKSCRMLGTINLEAGNFAEAMTCCRKSMKIYEELGDKDGMATVHGTLASTYRSQGMIDKALEHYHESLRREQECGASKDDLALCYLNIGACYSGIHRLDLAQSSYEFARKIWEESGDRMKLSYLYHNIGTVYGEKEELDKAQEYFQKALDIREDLGDKKGTASTLANLGSLHNNLGDNKSSLDCFIRSLELYEEIDNRRGIARICGNIGGIYTIMGRLDEAEKFARRGLEISKELSIKDVEIFCLEKITDLYEAKGDLQKALQHSRELKTCLEEHLNEKSLEKIAGLQVQFETEKKEKESEIYRLKNVELSAMNDELRDALAHVKALQGMLPICASCKKIRDDDGYWQQIETYISEHSDAKFSHALCPECMIKLYGKDFTLEN
- a CDS encoding ATP-binding protein: MDMLEKLIADFQYWPLPAVSPRSATTSPVGNMASVVIGMRRSGKTYLLFQEIQRLLNSGVERNRILYVNFKDDRLQPLDHDILNRTLETFYRTAPEARSEGAYLFLDEIQAVEGWSRFARRVLDTETARLYISGSSAKMLSKEVATEFRGRGFAIELLPFSYEEALLFADIDVPDSIPGSRHRSRLETAFLNYLRIGGFPDVQLLDEMERIQVLQDYVKLVLLRDIIERHQVRNLHAVNYFSRALLRSSGSLASVNKMAKDLRSQGVAVGRDTLYELLDHFVDAFLLFTVPIFSRSLRVQRTNPRKIYAIDPALFYAMSPAGVSNRGARLENAVYIELRRRVRASREGTISYYLTKAGHEVDFVVGDTTTGNAAHLLQVCADIAHSAAREREVRALKEAMAELGLNEAVLVTMFDDETIPVEGGVIRAVPAWSWMLGVK
- a CDS encoding ATP-binding protein; the encoded protein is MIERSEYKNRLLKAVNRSPVTILLGPRQCGKTTLAREIWKKLGGTYLDLDTTGDITRLQNPELFLKSLKGLVVIDEIQQMPSLFRILRPLADRYEIPARFLLLGSASPEIIRGVSETLAGRAEFIDLSGFNLGEIGISETEKLWFRGGFPRSFLSGDDDSSRVWLENFIRTFLERDLPQLGFPVNPVEMRRFWMMLASGQGQIVNNSSLARSMGRSYKTIQKHLDVFEGAYMIRRLRPWFNNTKKRLVKSSKVFIRDSGILHNLLHIDSIYALKGHSIAGFSWEGFVLEQFFDRFGSRNCYFWETHQGASIDLLFFRKGLRYGLEVKMNEAPGITKSMRIAMHDLQLQHLWVIYPGSESFIMDSKITALPLSDLFSNSF
- a CDS encoding type IV toxin-antitoxin system AbiEi family antitoxin domain-containing protein, with the translated sequence MIESYENIFRKHGGQLRMAEAIKLGISRYMLYSLRDRGVIRQVSRGIYRLAKLPPISAPDLVTVSLRFPNAVICLISALAYHDITTQIPHFVSVAVQRNSRLPSLDYPPIEPHRFSSEAYSAGIEEYIIDEVSVKVYSPEKTLADCFKFRNRIGMDVVLEALRLYMTRRTLNTEKLIKYAGICRVEGVMRPYLEALV
- a CDS encoding nucleotidyl transferase AbiEii/AbiGii toxin family protein — encoded protein: MERFLYRLSESIHAARFVLKGAMMMQIWRMSEFRPTKDIDVLGRTASNEAGILAQIREILVTDVQADGLSFDPDTIIAERITQEAEYKGIRILFRGVLDNARIKMQLDIGFGDVVYPEPRKLNLPTLLDYPSPKLLCYSMESTIAEKFEVLVKRGILNSRMKDFYDIWVLSRQFNFRLTPLAEAIRLTFSKRETILPFEIEAFSESFAEAKQAQWTAFLKRTRQDHIPSSFSEITGAIRTFLLPVVKVVLSEKKESNNWIAAGPWS
- a CDS encoding glucosaminidase domain-containing protein, with translation MKLFTVICFSSATALFGLNPPVLIMGNGLMDSDELYSFFMDNNPDADEQRVVRLAGLYISECSFEGVNSDVAFVQMCLETGFLRFEGLVSSEMNNFCGLGAVGPGQPGHSFPDERTGIRAHVQHLKAYGSSDPLNGELVDPRFHYVTPRGKAPGILGLAGTWAADRLYGEKLTDLLERLYQNCPAVQ